The DNA region AGTTACTAAAGAGGGGCACCAGGGAACGATCGACTAGCGATTAGCGAGCAGCAGCGGCCATGCGGTCTTGAATCTTGCTCTTAGCCGTCTTGAATTGAGTTGCCAGTTGTTGTTTTTGCTCATCGCTACAGTTGTTGCGAATTGCAGTAAACATGGTGCTTTCTTCTTGCTGAACGTGATCCATCACGATGTCTTTCAGATGCTTAATTTGAGCTTTGAATTCAGCAGCAGCAGGACTCATGGACTTCAAGGATTCCAGAATCTGCTTCATTTCAGCCTGCTCATCGTAGAGTTCCTGAGTATCAGGTTCACCGTAGAAGGGACGTACAGCGGGATAAACCACTGCTTCTTCAGCTTCTGCGTGAGATGTCAGATCTTTGTAGACTTGGCCAAAGTATTCTTGAATCTTTTGCGGATCATCGGTGCCTTCAATTTGCATGAACAGCACGTTAACCTTTTGGTGATCCATACGGATGACATCCTGAATATTCATTTCATCATCGGTACGGCTCACCACGCTGCCTGCAACTCCAGTCAGAGCCGCTACTGCATCCTGAACTCGTGCCCAGATGCCTTGCTGAGCTTCCTTGCCCGTCAGTTCATGCACGCCCAGGACTTCCAGTACACCCTTAAGTTGTTCCTGGTGGGCACGGTTTTCAAAGTTGACGGTGTTCAACGGAGTGATTGCGGCTTCCACGTCAGCACCCACCACTTGAGCCGCTTTGTGAACCAACAGTCCAAACATGGTTTGCTGATGCTTCAGCAGTTCATGCTTGGACACCTTTTCAAACAGGCTTAATTCGGAACTGCTCATCAGCTTTTGAGCTTCCTGCACCATCTTAGTGACAGTTTCTTTGGGTTCCGACTTCACACCGTATTGAACGATGACGGTATCCAAAATTCCCATATTCTTCTGGTCATCGTTGAGCATATCTCTGAAACGATCGCGAACGTCATCATCCGCCACTTCAGAAATAAACCGCTGCTCATTGGCAATCAGCAAGTTTTGCAACTCTTTCATGTCGGCTAATTTAGCCGCGATCGCTATCCGCTTCGTATCGTCAAGGGTCGTAACCATCGTGTTGCTCTCCTCTTAAAGTTTCTTGTAGACACAACTACCCCTAAAAGTGCCACAGGAAACTTAGTGCTTTCATCTCTCATCCGATGGATCGCCAGCAGTAAAAAGGAGTATGAATTACTACAAAACGCCGATCGCAGGCTTATTCCTGACTGGAGCTGGGACGCATCCCGGTGGCTCTATTTCAGGGATGCTGGGACGCAATTGTGCTTGTGTTTTCCTCCCCAACGCCCGATCGCCCAAACTCTCAAGGAAGCCGGAGATTCGCTCAAATCCACCGTCGAATCTGTCTTTAAAGTGTTTTAGGATGATGGATTAATTGATTCGTGGAAATTGATCAGTTGACAAAACGAGTACTGGTATTAGGCGGACGGGGGCACGTTGGTCAGGGTGTCGTAGCGGATTTACTGACCCATACTGAAGCTGAAATGACGATCACGGGCAGAACGGCAGCTTCAGGGCAGGAGTTGCAGAATTATCCTGACGATCGCGTCCAGTTCCTCGTTCTGGAGCTGGCAGATCAAGAGGGATTAAGGCAGGCGATCGCTGCTCATGATCTGGTGATTCACTGTGCTGGCCCCTTCCGCTACCGGGATGCCAATGCCCTCAAGACTTGCATTGAACACCGGGTAAATTACATCGATGTCAGTGACGATCGGGCCTTTACAAAAACTGCTTTGCAATCTCGGGAAGCGGCTCAACAGGCTGGTGTTACTGCAATGATCAATACTGGAGTCTTCCCTGGTATTTCCAATAGTCTGGCGCGGCAGGGGGTCGAGCAACTGGATCAGGTACAGGAGATTCATCTCAGCTATGCTGTGGGCGGTTCCGGGGGAGCAGGCCCAGCCGTCCTCCAGACCACCTTTCTGACGATTCAACATCCATTTCCAGTTTGGGTCAATGGGCAATGGCAAACCGTAAAGCCTTACACCGATCGGGAAGTGGTTCAGTTTCCAGCACCGTTTGGCAAAACCGGAGTGTACTGGTTCGATATGCCGGAGTCTTTTACCCTGGTTGAGAGTTTTCCAGTGCAGACCGTTGCCGTCAAATTTGGTACTATTCCCGATCTGTACAATCATCTTACCTGGATGATGGCTAACGGCTTGCCAGCCCCAATTCTCCAACATCCTCAGATGATTCAATTTCTGTCTACCATTAGCCGCACCATGACTTCAGTCACCGATCGCTTCAGCGGTACTGGCGTAGCCCTACGAGCCGACCTCACAGGCCAAAAAGATGGCAAGCCCGCTCACTACTGGGCCACCTTTACCTATCCTAGTGCAGCCCTGGCTACAGGCTTAGGAGCCGGACTAATTGCCCAATTTATCCTTTCTGATCATCTCAGTAAACCTGGAGTTTGGCCCGTTGAACAAGCCCTCCCCACGAAGTTATTTGCACAGGCAATGACCAGCCGAGGAATAGAGGTGAATTATGAATTAAAAATTATGAATCAGGAATTCATCTGACAATCTAAAGCAGAGGCTCAGACGGCCTTCGAGCGCTTGATTCAAACTGACCAGAGCAAGTCCCCCCAAGCTGTCGAGTGTTTGACCAAAGACCGGGAGGCGTTGTTAGCCTTCTACGATGTTCCGGCTTCCCAACTGAGAACTCGGAGTTTTTCAAAAACCCCGAGTTCCTATCATGGCCTAAGCGTCGTTAAGAGCCGCAATGCCAGGGAGGACTTTGCCTTCCAGGAGTTCCAGGCTGGCCCCACCTCCGGTTGAGATGTGACTCATCTGGTCAGCCAGTCCAGCTTTTTCCACAGCGGCTACCGAGTCACCGCCACCGATGATGGTCGTGGCTCCCTTTTTGGTCAGTTCTGCCAGGGTTTCGGCGATCGCGATCGTGCCTGCCGCGAATTTGTCAAACTCAAATACACCCATTGGCCCGTTCCAAACAACAGTCTTGCAGTCTGCCAGCGCATTCTGGAACACCTTAATGGAATCAGG from Leptodesmis sichuanensis A121 includes:
- a CDS encoding saccharopine dehydrogenase family protein; its protein translation is MTKRVLVLGGRGHVGQGVVADLLTHTEAEMTITGRTAASGQELQNYPDDRVQFLVLELADQEGLRQAIAAHDLVIHCAGPFRYRDANALKTCIEHRVNYIDVSDDRAFTKTALQSREAAQQAGVTAMINTGVFPGISNSLARQGVEQLDQVQEIHLSYAVGGSGGAGPAVLQTTFLTIQHPFPVWVNGQWQTVKPYTDREVVQFPAPFGKTGVYWFDMPESFTLVESFPVQTVAVKFGTIPDLYNHLTWMMANGLPAPILQHPQMIQFLSTISRTMTSVTDRFSGTGVALRADLTGQKDGKPAHYWATFTYPSAALATGLGAGLIAQFILSDHLSKPGVWPVEQALPTKLFAQAMTSRGIEVNYELKIMNQEFI
- a CDS encoding hemerythrin domain-containing protein, which produces MVTTLDDTKRIAIAAKLADMKELQNLLIANEQRFISEVADDDVRDRFRDMLNDDQKNMGILDTVIVQYGVKSEPKETVTKMVQEAQKLMSSSELSLFEKVSKHELLKHQQTMFGLLVHKAAQVVGADVEAAITPLNTVNFENRAHQEQLKGVLEVLGVHELTGKEAQQGIWARVQDAVAALTGVAGSVVSRTDDEMNIQDVIRMDHQKVNVLFMQIEGTDDPQKIQEYFGQVYKDLTSHAEAEEAVVYPAVRPFYGEPDTQELYDEQAEMKQILESLKSMSPAAAEFKAQIKHLKDIVMDHVQQEESTMFTAIRNNCSDEQKQQLATQFKTAKSKIQDRMAAAAR